A section of the Pseudomonas sp. Q1-7 genome encodes:
- a CDS encoding outer membrane beta-barrel protein, with protein MIRSKHFSASPLFAPVLAAVALFPSIAQAAEPGPSGSLFRSAFGDGLEKDHGIKVHGWAQAGWIYNDNGSDDVSKQAFFNNDEGFNLNQFALSIEKAPKGNVVGRVGPFPGPMPQEADWGFNVTALYGKDARFFKTYGFDEDLGVNRSADANDENFNIAQAYLDFYIPVLGGSNLMLGVFHTPLENEIGFALPSPAPTDFYSHTYSFMHGPAKHTGALYSFKLPQEEGGSMLGFELGLVQGWNNMQDPNGDPDVIANLRWRSADFRTWVDWENIYGNGAGDSFAECACGSPIPAGTDDQDLTRYASYLTVSHVLDARNRIAVEFNYGQQEDAAFAAFADKGNAHWYGADVNWYHRLADDLMWNSRAEWFYSDAPVHVVMANIDPQTGIPDPSWGSFYGFTTNLAWTPVPNLRLRPELRYDIHSGSGRDAFGGGREDSQLIGSFDVTVFF; from the coding sequence ATGATCCGTAGCAAGCATTTCTCCGCATCCCCTCTGTTCGCCCCGGTCCTGGCGGCCGTCGCACTGTTCCCCAGCATCGCCCAGGCCGCCGAGCCGGGGCCGTCCGGTTCGCTGTTCCGCAGCGCCTTCGGCGACGGCCTGGAAAAGGACCATGGCATCAAGGTCCATGGCTGGGCCCAGGCGGGCTGGATCTACAACGACAACGGCAGCGATGACGTGAGCAAGCAGGCCTTCTTCAACAACGACGAAGGCTTCAACCTCAACCAGTTCGCCCTGTCCATCGAGAAGGCCCCCAAGGGCAATGTGGTCGGTCGCGTCGGCCCGTTCCCCGGTCCCATGCCGCAGGAAGCCGACTGGGGTTTCAACGTCACCGCGCTGTACGGCAAGGATGCGCGCTTCTTCAAGACCTACGGTTTCGACGAAGACCTGGGCGTCAACCGCAGCGCCGATGCCAACGATGAAAACTTCAACATCGCCCAGGCCTACCTGGACTTCTACATCCCGGTGCTCGGCGGCTCCAACCTGATGCTCGGCGTGTTCCACACCCCGCTGGAGAACGAGATCGGCTTTGCCCTGCCGAGCCCCGCGCCGACCGACTTCTACAGCCACACCTATTCCTTCATGCACGGCCCGGCCAAGCACACCGGCGCGCTCTATTCCTTCAAGCTGCCCCAGGAAGAGGGCGGCAGCATGCTCGGTTTCGAACTGGGCCTGGTGCAGGGCTGGAACAATATGCAGGACCCCAACGGCGACCCGGACGTCATCGCCAACCTGCGTTGGCGCTCAGCGGACTTCCGCACCTGGGTGGACTGGGAAAACATCTACGGCAACGGCGCTGGTGACAGCTTCGCCGAGTGCGCCTGCGGCTCGCCCATCCCCGCCGGCACCGATGACCAGGACCTGACGCGCTACGCCTCCTACCTGACGGTTTCCCATGTGCTCGATGCGCGCAACCGCATCGCCGTGGAGTTCAACTACGGCCAGCAGGAAGACGCCGCCTTCGCCGCCTTCGCGGACAAGGGCAATGCCCACTGGTATGGCGCCGACGTCAACTGGTACCACCGCCTGGCCGACGACCTGATGTGGAACAGCCGCGCCGAATGGTTCTACAGCGACGCGCCGGTGCACGTGGTGATGGCCAACATCGACCCGCAGACCGGCATCCCCGATCCGAGCTGGGGCAGCTTCTACGGCTTCACCACCAACCTGGCCTGGACCCCGGTGCCGAACCTGCGCCTGCGCCCCGAGCTGCGCTACGACATCCACAGCGGCAGCGGTCGCGATGCCTTCGGTGGCGGACGCGAGGACAGCCAGCTGATCGGCTCCTTCGACGTCACCGTCTTCTTCTGA
- a CDS encoding ABC transporter substrate-binding protein: MDNNKKLLGAGLSRRDFLRASGVVAGGSLLAGLSSGPLFAAEKVIRIGYVSPQTGPLAPFAAADAYIIESLASVLKNSITVGGQRCRLEVIVKDSQSNPNRAAEVANELILSDGVDLMLVSSTPETTNPVSDQCEINEVPCISTVAPWQPWFFTRGGKPDEGFQWTYHFFWGLEDVIATYTAMWGGMGSNKVIGGLFPNDGDGNAWGDGKLGFPPVLAQKGFQLVDPGRFQSLTDDFSAQISAFKKAEAEIVTGVVIPPDLTTFWTQARQQGFQPKAMSVGKALLFPSAVEALGKAGHNLSTEIWWSPSHPFSSSLNGLTAGQLAARYTQATGKQWTQPLGFVHALFELAVDILQRTEEVGNPEATRDALLKTELNTVVGPVSWKNGPVKNVAKTPLVSGQWRLGGPFTYDLVITSNQTAPQIPLGGEMQAITYGG; the protein is encoded by the coding sequence ATGGACAACAACAAGAAACTCCTCGGTGCCGGGCTGTCCCGGCGTGATTTCCTGCGGGCCAGCGGCGTCGTGGCTGGCGGCTCGCTGCTCGCAGGTCTTTCTTCCGGGCCGCTGTTCGCCGCGGAAAAGGTCATCCGCATCGGCTACGTCAGCCCGCAGACCGGCCCGCTGGCGCCCTTCGCCGCGGCGGATGCCTACATCATCGAGAGCCTCGCCTCGGTGCTGAAGAACAGCATCACCGTCGGCGGCCAGCGCTGCCGCCTGGAAGTGATAGTCAAGGACAGCCAGTCCAACCCCAACCGCGCCGCCGAAGTGGCCAACGAGCTGATCCTGTCCGACGGCGTGGACCTGATGCTGGTGTCCTCCACCCCGGAAACCACCAACCCGGTGTCGGACCAGTGCGAGATCAACGAGGTCCCCTGCATCTCCACCGTGGCGCCCTGGCAGCCCTGGTTCTTCACCCGGGGCGGCAAGCCGGACGAAGGTTTCCAGTGGACCTACCACTTCTTCTGGGGCCTGGAAGACGTGATCGCCACCTACACCGCCATGTGGGGCGGCATGGGCAGCAACAAGGTGATCGGTGGCCTGTTCCCCAACGACGGCGACGGCAACGCCTGGGGCGACGGCAAGCTGGGCTTCCCGCCGGTGCTGGCGCAGAAGGGCTTCCAACTGGTGGACCCGGGGCGCTTCCAGAGTCTGACCGACGATTTCTCCGCGCAGATCTCCGCGTTCAAGAAGGCCGAAGCGGAAATCGTCACGGGTGTGGTCATCCCGCCGGACCTCACCACCTTCTGGACCCAGGCACGCCAGCAGGGCTTCCAGCCCAAGGCGATGTCGGTGGGCAAGGCGCTGCTGTTCCCCTCGGCGGTGGAGGCCCTGGGCAAGGCTGGGCACAACCTGTCCACGGAAATCTGGTGGAGCCCCAGCCACCCGTTCAGCTCGTCCCTCAACGGCCTGACCGCCGGGCAACTGGCCGCGCGCTACACCCAGGCCACCGGCAAGCAGTGGACCCAGCCCCTGGGCTTCGTCCACGCGCTGTTCGAGCTGGCGGTGGACATCCTCCAGCGCACCGAGGAAGTGGGTAACCCCGAGGCCACCCGCGATGCCTTGCTGAAGACCGAGCTGAACACCGTGGTCGGCCCGGTGAGCTGGAAGAACGGTCCGGTGAAGAACGTCGCCAAGACCCCGTTGGTGTCCGGCCAGTGGCGCCTCGGCGGGCCTTTCACCTACGACCTGGTGATCACCAGCAACCAGACCGCGCCGCAGATTCCCCTGGGTGGGGAGATGCAGGCGATCACTTACGGCGGTTGA
- a CDS encoding ABC transporter ATP-binding protein: MQQLLVLEQVHKRYGSVTVTDDFSLDLAPGEALGIIGPNGAGKSTLFNLIAGGVAPDAGRIRFQGEDVTREPVFKRCQRGIGRSHQIPHPFVKMTVFENLLVGATFGAGQKEKDGHAWCAHILELTGLMKKANALAGSLTLLERKRLEMARALATRPQLLLLDEIAGGLTEPECHELVSTIQGIHRSGTSIIWIEHIVHALLAVVSRLAVINFGRKLDEGEPQAVMANPKVQEIYMGIGS; encoded by the coding sequence ATGCAACAACTCCTCGTACTGGAGCAGGTGCACAAGCGCTACGGCTCGGTGACGGTGACCGACGATTTCAGCCTGGACCTGGCGCCGGGTGAGGCATTGGGCATCATCGGCCCCAACGGCGCCGGCAAGAGCACCCTGTTCAACCTGATCGCCGGCGGTGTGGCGCCCGACGCCGGGCGCATCCGTTTCCAGGGTGAAGACGTCACCCGCGAACCGGTGTTCAAGCGCTGCCAGCGCGGCATCGGCCGTTCCCATCAGATCCCTCATCCCTTCGTGAAGATGACGGTGTTCGAGAACCTGCTGGTGGGCGCCACCTTCGGCGCCGGCCAGAAGGAAAAGGACGGCCATGCCTGGTGCGCGCACATCCTCGAACTCACCGGGCTGATGAAGAAAGCCAACGCCCTGGCCGGCTCCCTGACCCTGCTGGAGCGCAAGCGCCTGGAAATGGCCCGCGCCCTGGCGACCCGTCCGCAGTTGCTGTTGCTGGACGAGATCGCCGGCGGCCTCACCGAACCCGAGTGCCACGAACTGGTGAGCACCATCCAGGGCATCCACCGCTCCGGTACCTCGATCATCTGGATCGAACACATCGTCCACGCCCTGCTGGCGGTGGTCAGCCGCCTGGCGGTGATCAATTTCGGCCGCAAGCTGGACGAGGGCGAGCCTCAGGCGGTGATGGCCAACCCCAAGGTGCAGGAAATCTACATGGGCATCGGGAGCTGA
- a CDS encoding ABC transporter ATP-binding protein gives MLTIRKLRAGYGDFQALFDLDLDLAEGETLAIIGANGAGKSTFLRSLAGLIRNDPGAIRYKGQSIGDLPANRVLERGIALVPEGRKLFPSLSVEENLLIGAYSKRPGPWNLARIYGLFPVLETLRKRPGTALSGGQQQMVAIGRALMSSPSLLLCDEISLGLAPTTIKDIYAALPSIKADGTAVILVEQDINQALAVADRFYCFQEGRISLSGKPGEVGKEQIKAAYFGLAEA, from the coding sequence ATGCTGACGATCCGCAAGCTGCGCGCCGGCTACGGCGACTTCCAGGCGTTGTTCGACCTCGACCTGGACCTGGCCGAGGGCGAGACCCTGGCCATCATCGGCGCCAATGGCGCCGGCAAATCCACCTTCCTGCGCTCCCTCGCCGGGCTGATCCGCAACGACCCCGGCGCCATCCGCTACAAGGGCCAGTCCATCGGCGACCTGCCGGCCAACCGTGTGCTGGAGCGTGGCATCGCCCTGGTGCCGGAAGGGCGCAAGCTGTTTCCCTCCCTCAGCGTCGAGGAAAACCTGCTGATCGGCGCCTACAGCAAGCGCCCGGGGCCGTGGAACCTGGCGCGCATCTATGGCCTCTTCCCGGTCCTGGAAACGCTGCGCAAGCGCCCCGGTACCGCGCTGTCCGGCGGCCAGCAGCAGATGGTCGCCATCGGCCGCGCGCTGATGTCGAGCCCGAGCCTGCTGCTCTGCGACGAGATCAGCCTGGGCCTGGCGCCCACCACCATCAAGGACATCTATGCCGCGCTGCCCTCGATCAAGGCCGACGGCACGGCGGTGATCCTGGTCGAACAGGACATCAACCAGGCCCTGGCGGTGGCGGACCGCTTCTACTGCTTCCAGGAAGGGCGCATTTCTCTCTCCGGCAAACCGGGCGAGGTGGGTAAGGAACAGATCAAGGCGGCCTATTTCGGCCTGGCGGAGGCATGA
- a CDS encoding branched-chain amino acid ABC transporter permease: MEWLNTLVQGVLLGGLYAMFAVGLSLMFGIMRLVNIAHGDFIVLASYLALVVVQTLGLSPLASLAVVVPVMFLVGYGLQRQLLNRTLGNDILPPLLVTFGLSIILQNVLLEFFSADSQKLSQGDLEVASVAVGGLSLGVMPLMVFGTALLVIGGLQLLFYKTRLGRAFRATSDDQHTAQLMGIDNRHIFGLAMALAMAVVSIAGVFLAVRTSFDPSVGPARLLYGFEAVIIGGLGSLWGTLAGGVILGVAQAVGAHIDPGWQILAGHLVFLLILVFRPRGLFPRSVD, encoded by the coding sequence ATGGAATGGCTCAATACCCTGGTGCAGGGCGTGCTGCTCGGCGGTCTCTACGCCATGTTCGCGGTGGGCCTGTCGCTGATGTTCGGCATCATGCGCCTGGTCAATATTGCCCACGGCGACTTCATCGTCCTCGCGTCCTACCTGGCGCTGGTGGTGGTCCAGACCCTCGGGCTGTCGCCCCTGGCCAGTCTGGCGGTGGTGGTACCGGTGATGTTCCTGGTCGGCTACGGCCTGCAACGGCAACTGCTCAACAGGACCCTGGGCAACGACATCCTGCCGCCGCTGCTGGTGACCTTCGGCTTGTCGATCATCTTGCAGAACGTCCTTCTGGAGTTCTTCAGCGCCGACAGCCAGAAGCTCTCCCAGGGCGACCTGGAAGTGGCCAGCGTCGCCGTGGGCGGCCTCAGCCTCGGCGTGATGCCGCTGATGGTGTTCGGCACCGCGCTGCTGGTCATCGGCGGCCTGCAGTTGCTGTTCTACAAGACGCGCCTGGGGCGTGCCTTCCGCGCCACCTCGGATGACCAGCACACCGCCCAGCTGATGGGCATCGACAACCGTCACATCTTCGGCCTGGCCATGGCGCTGGCGATGGCGGTGGTGTCCATCGCCGGGGTGTTCCTCGCGGTGCGCACCAGCTTCGACCCCAGCGTCGGTCCGGCGCGGCTGCTCTACGGCTTCGAAGCGGTGATCATCGGCGGCCTCGGCAGCCTCTGGGGCACGCTCGCCGGTGGCGTGATCCTTGGCGTCGCCCAGGCGGTGGGCGCGCACATCGATCCGGGCTGGCAAATCCTCGCCGGCCACCTGGTGTTCCTGCTGATCCTGGTTTTCCGCCCGCGTGGCCTGTTTCCCCGGAGTGTCGACTGA
- a CDS encoding branched-chain amino acid ABC transporter permease, whose amino-acid sequence MNAMNNAYLVQRSTRSSQVGLALLGVLVLVLASLPFWADRAVLRLVVEFAYYLALAQMWNLLAGYAGMVSVGQQAFVGLGGYLLFVLASQLGVPPLAAVFLSGLVVAALAVPTALVLFRLRGAYFAIGTWVVAEVFRLGLAQVGSLGGGSGQSLPASIVRQIGGSRDGREMLLYFSALAIAVAAVLVVYLLLRSRQGLALTAIRDSEPASGSLGINVFRTKLMVYVLAAGCTGVVGALIFLQKLRISPDAAFSVQDWTAAVIFIVIIGGIGTLEGPLIGTLIYFVLRSCFAEFGALYMIILGSVAVLMMLKAPQGVWGLVSERFGWQLFPMQRRLSSM is encoded by the coding sequence ATGAATGCGATGAACAATGCCTACCTCGTCCAGCGCAGCACCCGCAGCAGCCAGGTGGGCCTGGCGCTGCTGGGCGTGCTGGTGCTGGTCCTGGCGTCCTTGCCGTTCTGGGCCGACCGCGCGGTGCTGCGCCTGGTGGTGGAGTTCGCCTACTACCTGGCCCTGGCGCAGATGTGGAACCTGCTGGCGGGCTACGCCGGCATGGTTTCCGTGGGCCAGCAGGCCTTCGTCGGCCTCGGCGGCTACCTGCTTTTCGTGCTGGCCTCGCAACTGGGCGTGCCGCCGTTGGCCGCGGTGTTCCTTTCCGGGTTGGTGGTGGCCGCGCTGGCGGTGCCCACGGCGCTGGTGCTGTTCCGCCTGCGCGGCGCCTACTTCGCCATCGGCACCTGGGTGGTGGCCGAAGTGTTCCGCCTGGGCCTGGCCCAGGTCGGCAGCCTGGGCGGCGGTTCCGGTCAGAGCCTGCCGGCGTCCATCGTCCGGCAGATCGGCGGCAGCCGCGACGGCCGCGAAATGCTGCTGTACTTCAGCGCCCTGGCCATCGCCGTCGCGGCGGTGCTGGTGGTCTACCTGCTGCTGCGCTCGCGCCAGGGCCTGGCGCTGACTGCCATCCGCGACTCCGAGCCGGCTTCCGGCAGCCTCGGCATCAACGTGTTTCGCACCAAGCTGATGGTCTATGTGCTGGCCGCCGGTTGCACGGGTGTGGTGGGCGCGCTGATCTTCCTGCAGAAGCTGCGGATCTCCCCGGACGCCGCCTTCAGCGTGCAGGACTGGACGGCGGCGGTGATCTTCATCGTCATCATCGGCGGTATCGGCACCCTGGAAGGCCCGCTGATCGGCACCCTGATCTACTTCGTCCTGCGCAGCTGCTTCGCCGAGTTCGGCGCGCTGTACATGATCATCCTCGGCAGCGTGGCGGTGCTGATGATGCTCAAGGCGCCCCAGGGCGTCTGGGGCCTGGTGAGCGAACGATTCGGCTGGCAGCTGTTTCCGATGCAGCGGAGGTTGAGTTCGATGTAG
- a CDS encoding LysR family transcriptional regulator gives MDRLLSIEAFVRVAETGNFARAAQQLGVTRSVVSHRIQQLEDYISAPLFHRSTRHVRLSEVGETYYKECADMVASFNSLTEQMRDLRAKPTGKLRIQMLPGFAIGHFGCLLAEFTELYPDIEVDVIVNDRVVDPIEEGFDVAFQMFPPLAESLIERKLFSVRRLFCASPAYLERHGAPRVPTDLQLHKVALYEGYPSRNKWVFNGEEQVELNLTGQVRSNSVHLLRDYALTGTCVVCLPTLVASDDLLAGRLVPVLGDYSLTSFSFSAVYPATQRRALKVRTLIDFLVERISDEPAWDRPLLQRGWVQP, from the coding sequence ATGGACCGCCTGCTCAGCATCGAAGCCTTCGTCCGCGTCGCGGAAACCGGCAACTTCGCCCGCGCCGCCCAGCAACTGGGGGTGACCCGCTCGGTGGTCAGCCACCGCATCCAGCAGTTGGAGGACTACATCAGCGCGCCGCTGTTCCACCGCAGCACCCGCCATGTGCGGCTCTCGGAAGTGGGGGAGACCTACTACAAGGAATGCGCGGACATGGTGGCCAGCTTCAACAGCCTCACCGAGCAGATGCGCGACCTGCGCGCCAAACCCACCGGCAAGCTGCGCATCCAGATGCTGCCGGGCTTCGCCATCGGCCATTTTGGCTGCCTGCTGGCGGAATTCACCGAGCTGTACCCGGATATCGAGGTGGACGTGATCGTCAACGACCGGGTGGTGGACCCCATCGAGGAAGGTTTCGACGTGGCCTTCCAGATGTTCCCGCCGCTCGCCGAATCGCTGATCGAGCGCAAGCTGTTCTCCGTTCGCCGGCTGTTCTGCGCGTCCCCTGCGTACCTGGAGCGCCATGGCGCGCCACGGGTGCCGACGGACCTGCAACTGCACAAGGTGGCGCTCTACGAGGGCTATCCGTCCCGCAACAAGTGGGTGTTCAACGGCGAGGAACAGGTGGAACTCAACCTCACCGGCCAGGTGCGTTCCAATTCCGTGCATCTGCTGCGGGACTACGCCCTGACCGGCACCTGCGTGGTCTGCCTGCCGACCCTGGTGGCCAGCGACGACCTCCTGGCCGGCCGCCTGGTGCCAGTGCTCGGCGACTATTCGCTGACCTCCTTCAGCTTTTCCGCCGTCTACCCGGCCACCCAACGCCGGGCCCTGAAGGTGCGCACCCTGATCGACTTCCTGGTGGAACGCATCAGTGACGAACCGGCCTGGGACAGGCCGCTGCTCCAGCGCGGCTGGGTACAGCCCTAG
- a CDS encoding sterol desaturase family protein produces the protein MPWYFEALISIPAGLLLGNFSEWWFHRVVLHGLGRKRGTFWSFHFHEHHRNARQYDFYDPCYRRPPLGWHAQGKEAWALIVASLLVAPLFFWAPWLCVTLWYCAGNYYVTHKKAHDHPDWARQHLPWHYDHHMGPNPQANWCVTKPWCDWIFGTREHFVGTPRDARAAA, from the coding sequence ATGCCCTGGTACTTCGAAGCCCTCATCAGCATCCCCGCCGGCCTGCTGCTCGGCAACTTCAGCGAATGGTGGTTCCACCGCGTCGTGCTCCACGGCCTGGGGCGCAAGCGCGGCACCTTCTGGAGCTTCCATTTCCACGAACACCACCGCAACGCCCGACAGTACGACTTCTACGACCCCTGCTACCGCCGCCCGCCGCTGGGCTGGCACGCCCAGGGCAAGGAAGCCTGGGCGCTCATCGTCGCCAGCCTGCTGGTGGCGCCGCTGTTCTTCTGGGCGCCCTGGCTGTGCGTCACGCTGTGGTACTGCGCCGGCAACTACTACGTCACCCACAAGAAGGCCCACGACCACCCGGACTGGGCGCGCCAGCACCTGCCCTGGCACTACGACCACCACATGGGTCCCAATCCCCAGGCCAACTGGTGCGTGACCAAGCCCTGGTGCGACTGGATATTCGGCACGCGCGAGCATTTCGTGGGGACGCCGCGGGACGCCCGGGCGGCGGCCTGA
- a CDS encoding MFS transporter, which translates to MPAIPVTHRIPRTVWVLGLVSLFMDLSSELVHSLLPLFLVGSLGASMLAVGLIEGLAEATALAVKVFSGAISDYLGRRKGLVLIGYGLAALSKPLFPVATSADQVLFARLLDRVGKGIRGAPRDALIADVAPAPIRGACFGLRQAMDSAGAFFGPLLAILLMMLLAGDIAQVLWFALLPALVSVALILLGVREPDAARPSRHLRSPIRLRAWRGFPAAYWWVVGLGALFSLARFSEAFLVLRAQDAGLSTTWAPLVMVVMSGCYMLCAYPAGRLSDRAGPTGLLAFSLVLLIVADLLLAVADRPILLLAGVAFWGLHMGFSQGILAALVAETTPADLKGSAFGLFNLASGAALLLASLLAGWLWQYQGAASTFLAGAAFCLATLLLLALRRR; encoded by the coding sequence ATGCCCGCCATTCCCGTTACCCACCGCATCCCGCGCACCGTCTGGGTCCTGGGCCTGGTCAGCCTGTTCATGGACCTGTCGTCCGAACTGGTGCACAGCCTGCTGCCGCTGTTCCTCGTGGGCAGCCTGGGCGCGAGCATGCTCGCCGTCGGTCTGATCGAGGGCCTGGCGGAGGCCACCGCGCTGGCCGTCAAGGTGTTTTCCGGCGCCATCAGCGACTACCTGGGACGGCGCAAGGGCCTGGTGTTGATCGGCTACGGCCTGGCGGCACTGAGCAAGCCGCTGTTCCCGGTTGCCACGTCCGCCGACCAGGTGCTCTTCGCCCGGTTGCTGGACCGGGTCGGCAAGGGGATTCGCGGCGCCCCCCGCGACGCGCTGATCGCCGACGTCGCCCCGGCGCCGATACGGGGCGCCTGCTTCGGCCTGAGACAGGCGATGGACAGCGCCGGCGCCTTCTTCGGCCCGCTGCTGGCGATCCTGCTGATGATGCTGCTGGCCGGCGATATCGCCCAGGTGCTCTGGTTCGCCCTGTTACCGGCGCTGGTGTCGGTGGCCCTGATTCTGCTCGGCGTGCGGGAGCCGGACGCGGCCCGGCCGTCCCGGCACCTGCGTTCGCCCATCCGCCTGCGCGCCTGGCGCGGTTTCCCGGCGGCCTACTGGTGGGTGGTGGGCCTGGGCGCGCTGTTCAGCCTGGCGCGCTTCAGCGAGGCCTTCCTGGTGCTGCGCGCCCAGGACGCGGGGCTTTCCACCACCTGGGCGCCGCTGGTGATGGTGGTGATGTCGGGCTGCTACATGCTTTGCGCCTACCCCGCTGGCAGGTTGTCCGACCGTGCGGGCCCGACCGGGCTGCTGGCCTTCTCCCTGGTGCTGCTGATCGTCGCCGACCTGCTGCTGGCAGTGGCCGACCGCCCCATCCTGCTGCTGGCCGGCGTGGCCTTCTGGGGGCTGCACATGGGGTTCAGCCAGGGCATCCTCGCGGCGCTGGTGGCCGAAACCACGCCCGCCGACCTCAAGGGCAGCGCCTTCGGCCTGTTCAACCTGGCCAGCGGCGCCGCGCTGCTCCTGGCCAGCCTGCTGGCCGGCTGGCTCTGGCAATACCAGGGCGCCGCGAGCACCTTCCTCGCCGGCGCGGCCTTCTGCCTGGCCACGCTCCTGCTGCTGGCGCTGCGTCGACGCTAA
- a CDS encoding phosphatase PAP2 family protein, translating into MSHSRPFNFRLWSALPLAAMAFLLLIDVPRVDFALAHLFYDPQNGFIGRHSAFLEDVLHDRAKQVVILLGLLAIAGFLASLLVPRLHPWRRPLGYLVLALGVSTAIVTPLKALTAVQCPWSLTEFGGVEPYAPLLGHHPYVDKPGRCWPGGHASAGFSLLALFFVLRDRRPRLARGALVGALALGGLFSLGRMLQGAHFLSHNLWTLLFDWMICLACYRLVLYRPVPEAEGTGAVEFSSS; encoded by the coding sequence ATGTCCCATTCGCGGCCCTTCAATTTTCGGCTGTGGAGCGCGCTGCCGCTGGCGGCCATGGCGTTCCTGCTGCTGATCGACGTACCCCGGGTCGACTTCGCCCTGGCGCACCTGTTCTACGATCCGCAGAACGGTTTCATCGGGCGTCACAGCGCTTTTCTCGAAGACGTGTTGCATGATCGCGCCAAGCAAGTGGTGATCCTGCTCGGCCTGCTCGCCATCGCCGGTTTTCTCGCCAGCCTGCTGGTCCCCCGGCTGCACCCGTGGCGCCGGCCGCTGGGCTATCTGGTGCTGGCCCTGGGCGTGTCCACGGCCATCGTCACGCCGCTCAAGGCGCTGACCGCCGTGCAGTGTCCCTGGAGCCTCACCGAGTTCGGTGGCGTCGAGCCCTACGCCCCGCTGCTCGGCCACCATCCCTATGTCGACAAGCCCGGCCGCTGCTGGCCCGGCGGCCATGCCTCGGCGGGCTTTTCCCTGCTGGCGCTGTTTTTCGTGCTGCGTGACCGCCGTCCGCGCCTGGCGCGCGGCGCGCTGGTCGGCGCCCTGGCCCTCGGCGGCCTGTTCTCCCTGGGACGGATGCTGCAGGGCGCGCACTTTCTCTCGCACAATCTCTGGACCCTGCTGTTCGACTGGATGATCTGCCTGGCCTGCTACCGGCTGGTGCTCTATCGCCCGGTGCCGGAAGCCGAGGGCACCGGGGCCGTGGAATTCAGTTCTTCCTGA
- a CDS encoding SdiA-regulated domain-containing protein, which produces MNSAVELDRYKTRSRHTWRALTLLGLGVTLLLLATVATLRFHWHERAWYYVSSRLEASQWAGRSVWLPDYRADIQARPVADIDDDLSAIDFAADRQHLLAVTNAPPIKLLEMDREGKVLASYPLEGFEDVEGLAYMGDSLVALTDEVQQQLVFFRLPGQAGQRIDKRSAQTLALPLASSAHNKGFEGVAYDAAHDRLFVAKERDPRSLYAVSGIRASLDGRLQLKVEDLSDWVERSVFARDISDLHFDAPTGHLLVLSHESKLVIELGEHGELVSFRTLLGHLGDLDDSVGQAEGLTLDDQRVLYVVGEPNLFYRFRKN; this is translated from the coding sequence ATGAACAGTGCCGTTGAACTCGATAGATACAAGACCCGGTCCAGGCACACTTGGCGCGCGCTGACCCTGCTCGGCCTGGGCGTGACGCTGCTCTTACTGGCGACCGTCGCCACGCTCAGGTTTCATTGGCATGAGCGCGCCTGGTACTACGTCAGCAGTCGTCTGGAGGCCAGCCAATGGGCCGGCCGCAGCGTCTGGCTGCCTGACTACCGGGCCGACATCCAGGCACGGCCGGTGGCGGATATCGACGATGACCTGTCCGCCATTGACTTCGCCGCCGACCGCCAGCACCTGCTGGCCGTGACCAACGCGCCGCCGATCAAGCTGCTGGAGATGGACCGCGAGGGCAAGGTACTGGCGAGCTATCCGCTGGAAGGCTTCGAGGATGTCGAGGGCCTGGCCTACATGGGTGACAGCCTGGTGGCGCTCACCGACGAGGTGCAGCAGCAACTGGTGTTCTTCCGCCTGCCCGGACAGGCAGGCCAGCGCATCGACAAGCGCAGCGCCCAGACCCTGGCCCTGCCACTGGCCTCCAGCGCCCACAACAAGGGGTTCGAAGGGGTGGCCTATGACGCCGCGCACGATCGCCTATTCGTCGCCAAGGAGCGTGATCCGCGCAGCCTCTACGCCGTCTCCGGCATCAGGGCGAGCCTGGACGGCAGGCTCCAGTTGAAGGTGGAGGACCTCAGCGACTGGGTCGAGCGCAGCGTCTTCGCCAGGGACATTTCCGACCTGCATTTCGACGCCCCGACCGGACACCTCCTGGTACTCAGCCATGAGTCGAAACTGGTGATCGAGCTCGGGGAACATGGCGAGCTGGTCAGCTTCCGCACCCTGCTCGGGCACCTCGGCGACCTCGACGACAGCGTGGGCCAGGCGGAAGGCCTGACCCTGGACGACCAACGCGTCCTGTACGTGGTGGGCGAACCCAACCTTTTCTACCGTTTCAGGAAGAACTGA